TGCTTTGAGTCAAAAGTTCGATGTAAATGGGGACAATATCATTATCGGTGCGGGATCGGATCAGGTACTGGAGTTCATTTCCAGAGCACTTTTGAATGAAGAGTCTTCTGTACTGATGTCGGCGGTGACATTTGCCATGTATGAGATCTATGCAAAACAGATGGGTGCCAAAATAATAAGAACAGAGAGTTATGCACATAAATATGATGAATTTATGGAAGCATACCGGAAGTATCAGCCAAAGATCATCTATCTATGTACTCCGAATAATCCTACAGGTGATGCGACCAGCAGAGAGGATGTACTGAAAATCATAGAGTCTGTTGATAAAGACACTTTGATCGTTGTGGATGGTGCCTATATGGAATATGCGGCGGCAAAGGATGAACGTTATGCTGTTACTCCCACAGATCTTATCGGTTATGATAATGTGATCTATCTGGGTACATTTTCAAAAGCACATGGTCTTGGCGGTATGCGTGTAGGCTATGGTATTGCGCAGGAAAAGCTTATTAAAGAGTTGTATAAGATGCGGCCACCTTTCAATATCACGACGCTCTCCCTTTTGGTTGCTATTGAAGCCTGCAAGGATGATTCATTTGTTGAAGCATCTATCGCATTGCATCAGGAGCAGATCAAACGGTATGAAACGTTCGCCAAAGAAAATGGTATAAGTTACATAGAGAGTTATACGAATTTTATTACCTATCTGTTTGATGAGAATCTTGATTCGACAGAGATATCTGATGCGTTGCTCAAAAGAGGAGTGATCATCCGAAATCTTGCTTCCTATGGGATGAACGGTGTACGTATC
This DNA window, taken from Sulfurovum lithotrophicum, encodes the following:
- the hisC gene encoding histidinol-phosphate transaminase, which codes for MKFNKVLENIQTYEAGKPIELVVREFGIAPKDVVKLASNENPIGTNPAIAKVIRSNADIAHLYPDDSMFELKAALSQKFDVNGDNIIIGAGSDQVLEFISRALLNEESSVLMSAVTFAMYEIYAKQMGAKIIRTESYAHKYDEFMEAYRKYQPKIIYLCTPNNPTGDATSREDVLKIIESVDKDTLIVVDGAYMEYAAAKDERYAVTPTDLIGYDNVIYLGTFSKAHGLGGMRVGYGIAQEKLIKELYKMRPPFNITTLSLLVAIEACKDDSFVEASIALHQEQIKRYETFAKENGISYIESYTNFITYLFDENLDSTEISDALLKRGVIIRNLASYGMNGVRITIGTEVQNDVFFRHFAEVIS